Proteins co-encoded in one Paraburkholderia terrae genomic window:
- a CDS encoding ABC transporter ATP-binding protein — translation MSDTPTAGPMGSGAHANGANRSDGATPRLALTGISKQYPAVRANDDVTLIVAPGEIHAVLGENGAGKSTLMKIIYGAVRSDAGEIRWEGQLVDIANPAAARKLGIGMVFQHFSLFETLTVGENIALALDEPFDLKVLGKRIREVSAEYGLDIDPQRHVHSLTVGERQRVEIVRCLLQNPRLLIMDEPTSVLTPQAVRKLFATLRRLASEGCSILYISHKLDEIQELCDTATVMRGGKVTGRVTPREETHASLAQLMVGHSLPDYERRAHTPGDVLLDVKNLSSVSDDPFGTSLADVSFSVHAGEIFGIAGVSGNGQAELLAALSGEHKGNRADAVTICGKPAGKLGAAARRKLGFAFVPEERLGRGAVPAMSLAENALLTAHRQQMVRSGWINAGAMRAFAKRCIESFDVRCGGDSALAQSLSGGNLQKFIVGREILQAPKVLVVAQPTWGVDVGAAAFIRQQLLDLSARGVAILVISEELEELFDICDRIAVIARGRMSPTRKTGDTNAEEIGRWMAGLFGDREGAPPSAEQPAHA, via the coding sequence ATGAGCGACACACCTACAGCCGGCCCGATGGGCAGCGGCGCACACGCAAACGGCGCAAACCGTAGCGACGGCGCCACACCGCGCCTCGCACTGACGGGCATCAGCAAGCAATATCCTGCAGTTCGCGCGAACGACGACGTCACGCTGATCGTCGCGCCCGGCGAAATTCATGCAGTGCTCGGCGAAAACGGCGCGGGCAAGAGCACGTTGATGAAGATCATCTACGGTGCAGTGCGTTCGGATGCAGGCGAAATCCGCTGGGAAGGCCAGCTCGTCGACATCGCGAACCCGGCGGCAGCGCGCAAGCTCGGCATCGGCATGGTGTTTCAGCACTTCTCGCTGTTCGAGACGCTGACCGTCGGTGAGAACATTGCGCTCGCGCTGGACGAGCCGTTCGATCTAAAGGTACTGGGCAAGCGCATCCGCGAAGTGTCGGCGGAGTATGGGCTCGACATCGATCCGCAGCGACACGTGCATAGCCTGACGGTGGGCGAGCGGCAGCGCGTCGAAATCGTGCGCTGCCTGTTGCAGAATCCGCGTCTGCTCATCATGGACGAGCCGACCTCGGTGCTCACGCCGCAAGCCGTGCGCAAGCTGTTCGCGACGCTGCGCCGACTCGCGTCGGAAGGCTGCAGCATTCTCTACATCAGCCACAAGCTCGACGAAATCCAGGAACTCTGCGACACGGCCACCGTGATGCGCGGCGGCAAGGTGACGGGCCGCGTGACGCCGCGCGAAGAGACACATGCATCGCTCGCGCAACTGATGGTCGGTCACTCGCTGCCCGACTACGAACGCCGCGCGCACACACCTGGCGACGTGTTGCTCGACGTGAAAAATCTTTCATCTGTCAGCGATGATCCTTTCGGGACGTCGCTCGCCGATGTGTCGTTCAGCGTGCATGCAGGTGAAATATTCGGCATCGCGGGCGTATCGGGCAACGGTCAGGCGGAACTGCTGGCGGCGCTCTCGGGCGAACACAAGGGCAATCGCGCCGATGCCGTGACGATCTGCGGCAAACCTGCCGGCAAGCTCGGCGCAGCGGCGCGTCGCAAACTGGGCTTTGCATTCGTGCCCGAAGAGCGGTTGGGACGCGGCGCGGTGCCCGCGATGTCGCTCGCGGAAAACGCGCTGCTGACGGCGCATCGGCAACAGATGGTGCGTTCGGGCTGGATCAACGCGGGCGCGATGCGCGCGTTCGCGAAGCGCTGCATCGAATCGTTCGACGTGCGTTGCGGCGGCGACAGCGCGCTCGCGCAGAGCCTGTCGGGCGGCAATCTGCAGAAATTCATCGTGGGCCGCGAGATTCTGCAGGCGCCGAAGGTGCTCGTCGTCGCGCAGCCGACCTGGGGTGTCGACGTCGGCGCGGCTGCGTTCATCCGCCAGCAGTTGCTGGATCTGTCGGCGCGCGGTGTCGCGATTCTGGTGATCTCCGAAGAACTCGAGGAACTGTTCGACATCTGCGACCGCATCGCCGTGATTGCGCGCGGACGCATGTCGCCGACACGCAAGACGGGTGACACGAACGCGGAAGAGATCGGCCGCTGGATGGCCGGGCTGTTCGGCGACCGCGAGGGTGCGCCGCCCTCTGCGGAGCAACCGGCGCATGCATGA
- the uraH gene encoding hydroxyisourate hydrolase gives MGKLTTHVLDTANGRPGADIKVELFALSGDTRRALKTTTTNHDGRCNEPLLEGDALAVGEYELVFHAGDYFASIGTKVPEPRFVDRVVLRFGVADAGAHYHVPLLVSPWAYSTYRGS, from the coding sequence ATGGGCAAGCTCACTACCCACGTGCTCGACACGGCAAACGGCCGTCCCGGCGCCGATATCAAGGTCGAACTCTTTGCGCTCTCCGGCGACACGCGCCGCGCGCTCAAAACCACCACCACCAATCACGACGGCCGCTGCAACGAGCCGCTGCTAGAAGGCGATGCACTCGCCGTCGGCGAATATGAACTGGTGTTCCATGCGGGCGACTATTTTGCGTCGATCGGCACCAAAGTGCCCGAACCGCGCTTCGTCGATCGCGTCGTGCTGCGTTTTGGCGTTGCCGATGCGGGTGCGCACTATCACGTGCCGCTGCTGGTGTCGCCCTGGGCGTACAGCACCTATCGCGGCAGCTGA
- the alc gene encoding allantoicase — protein MALPILDPNAPDFTRRFVNLADPRLGAQALEASDDFFAPKDRMLNPEPAVFIPGKYDEHGKWMDGWETRRKRTTGYDWCVVKLARPGVIKGLDLDTSHFTGNFPPAASVEAARVVDGAPNQSTQWTEIVPSTTLQGNSHHYLEVGDTNAYTHLRVNIYPDGGIARLRVYGQPQVDWAGASRTDLFDLAAMENGAYLVGANNQHFGAASTLLMPGRGVNMGDGWETRRRREPGNDWAIVALAQPGVIKKIEVDTAHFKGNYPDRCSIQAAYVTGGTDSSLITQAMFWPVLLGEQKLQMDKQHFFESEIAALGPVTHIRFNIIPDGGVSRLRLWGTLAS, from the coding sequence ATGGCACTCCCGATTCTCGATCCCAACGCACCCGACTTCACGCGCCGTTTCGTGAACCTCGCGGACCCGCGTCTTGGCGCGCAGGCACTCGAAGCCAGCGACGATTTCTTCGCGCCGAAAGACCGCATGCTGAATCCGGAGCCGGCCGTCTTCATTCCGGGCAAGTACGACGAGCACGGCAAGTGGATGGACGGCTGGGAAACGCGCCGCAAGCGCACCACAGGCTACGACTGGTGCGTCGTGAAGCTCGCGCGTCCGGGCGTCATCAAGGGCCTCGATCTCGATACCAGCCATTTCACGGGCAACTTCCCGCCGGCGGCATCGGTGGAAGCGGCGCGTGTGGTGGACGGCGCGCCGAACCAGTCGACGCAATGGACCGAGATCGTGCCGTCGACCACATTGCAAGGCAATAGCCACCACTATCTCGAAGTGGGCGACACGAACGCGTACACGCACCTGCGTGTGAACATCTATCCGGACGGCGGCATCGCGCGTCTGCGCGTGTACGGCCAGCCGCAGGTCGATTGGGCGGGCGCGAGCCGCACCGATCTGTTCGACCTCGCCGCGATGGAAAACGGCGCGTATCTGGTCGGCGCGAACAACCAGCACTTCGGCGCCGCATCGACGCTGCTGATGCCGGGCCGCGGCGTCAACATGGGCGACGGCTGGGAAACGCGCCGCCGCCGCGAGCCGGGCAACGACTGGGCGATCGTCGCGCTCGCGCAACCGGGCGTCATCAAGAAGATCGAAGTCGATACGGCGCACTTCAAGGGCAACTATCCCGACCGCTGCTCGATTCAGGCCGCGTACGTGACGGGCGGCACCGACAGCTCGCTGATCACGCAGGCGATGTTCTGGCCCGTGCTGCTCGGCGAGCAGAAGCTGCAGATGGACAAGCAGCACTTCTTCGAAAGCGAGATCGCGGCGCTCGGGCCCGTCACGCATATCCGCTTCAACATCATTCCGGATGGTGGCGTGTCGCGCCTGCGTCTGTGGGGCACGCTCGCATCATGA
- a CDS encoding ABC transporter permease, whose amino-acid sequence MDIQQASALTSSAVVAAIPLMFAGVGELVTEKSGVLNLGVEGMMLMGAVTGYAVTAITGNPWLGVLAAIVAGIAMSLLFAFLVLSMLANQVATGLSLTIFGIGLSAYVGKPYTSAAVRESIGTWVIPGLSKIPVLGPALFSLTPLDYLAFIMFGVVGWFLYRTRAGLVLRSVGESPQVAHSVGFPVIGVRYGATLFGGAMAGLAGGYYSIVNLHLWQEQLTSGRGWIALALVVFATWRPGRLLIGALLFGAVTGLQFYAQAIGVPVPTQFLAMLPYVATVVVLVLISRNPNTIRLNAPASLGKPFFAAG is encoded by the coding sequence ATGGATATTCAACAAGCCAGCGCGCTCACGTCGAGTGCCGTCGTCGCCGCGATACCGCTGATGTTCGCGGGCGTCGGCGAACTCGTCACCGAGAAGTCGGGCGTGCTCAACCTCGGCGTCGAAGGGATGATGCTGATGGGCGCCGTGACGGGCTACGCGGTGACAGCGATTACGGGCAACCCTTGGCTGGGCGTGCTCGCCGCGATCGTCGCGGGCATCGCGATGTCGCTGCTGTTCGCGTTCCTCGTGCTGTCGATGCTAGCGAACCAGGTCGCCACGGGGCTCTCGCTGACGATCTTCGGCATCGGCCTGTCGGCCTATGTCGGCAAGCCGTACACGTCGGCGGCCGTGCGCGAGTCGATCGGCACGTGGGTCATTCCCGGCCTCTCGAAGATTCCCGTGCTCGGACCTGCACTATTCAGCCTGACACCGCTCGACTATCTTGCGTTCATCATGTTCGGCGTCGTGGGCTGGTTCCTGTACCGCACGCGCGCCGGGCTCGTGCTGCGCTCGGTCGGCGAGTCGCCGCAGGTCGCGCACTCGGTCGGTTTCCCAGTGATCGGCGTGCGTTATGGCGCGACGCTGTTCGGCGGCGCGATGGCAGGGCTCGCGGGCGGCTATTACTCGATCGTCAACCTGCACTTGTGGCAGGAGCAGTTGACTTCAGGTCGTGGCTGGATCGCGCTGGCGCTCGTCGTGTTCGCGACGTGGCGTCCGGGGCGTCTGCTGATCGGTGCGCTATTGTTTGGTGCAGTGACGGGCCTGCAGTTTTATGCACAGGCGATCGGCGTTCCCGTGCCGACGCAGTTCCTCGCGATGCTGCCGTACGTCGCGACGGTCGTGGTGCTGGTGCTGATTTCGCGCAATCCGAACACGATTCGCCTGAATGCACCTGCGTCGCTCGGCAAGCCGTTCTTCGCGGCGGGCTGA
- the puuE gene encoding allantoinase PuuE, with protein MSFDPNYPRDLIGYGRHPVQANWPGRARVAVQFVLNYEEGGENCVLHGDPGSEQFLSEIVGAASYPARHMSMESIYEYGSRAGVWRILREFEKRGLPLTVFGVGMAIERHPELARAFVELGHEIACHGYRWIHYQDMSPEREAEHMRLGMEAIERVTGQRPLGWYTGRDSPNTHRLVAEYGGFLYDSDNYGDDLPFWMDVEVTGGAKVPQLIVPYTLDTNDMRFATPQGFNTADHFFKYLRDAFDVLYEEGDEAPKMLSIGMHCRLLGRPGRMRALQRFLDHIEKHERVWVTRRVDIARHWREHHPYQQQDNRGAAA; from the coding sequence ATGTCATTCGACCCGAACTATCCGCGCGACCTGATCGGCTACGGCCGCCACCCCGTGCAGGCAAACTGGCCAGGACGCGCGCGCGTCGCGGTCCAGTTCGTTCTCAACTACGAAGAGGGCGGCGAGAACTGCGTGCTGCACGGCGATCCCGGCTCGGAACAGTTCCTGTCGGAGATCGTCGGCGCGGCGTCGTATCCGGCGCGGCACATGAGCATGGAGTCGATCTACGAATACGGCTCGCGTGCGGGCGTGTGGCGCATCCTGCGCGAGTTCGAGAAGCGCGGCCTGCCGCTCACGGTGTTCGGCGTCGGCATGGCGATCGAGCGGCATCCGGAGCTCGCGCGCGCGTTCGTCGAGCTGGGCCATGAGATTGCGTGTCACGGCTATCGCTGGATTCACTATCAGGACATGTCGCCCGAGCGTGAAGCCGAGCATATGCGCCTCGGCATGGAAGCGATCGAACGCGTGACGGGCCAGCGGCCGCTCGGCTGGTACACGGGCCGCGACAGTCCCAATACGCATCGGCTGGTCGCCGAATACGGCGGCTTTCTGTACGACTCCGACAACTACGGCGACGACCTGCCGTTCTGGATGGACGTCGAAGTGACGGGCGGCGCGAAAGTGCCGCAACTGATCGTGCCGTACACGCTCGACACCAACGACATGCGCTTCGCCACGCCGCAAGGCTTCAACACGGCGGACCATTTCTTCAAGTATCTGCGCGACGCATTCGACGTGCTGTACGAAGAGGGTGACGAAGCGCCGAAGATGTTGTCGATCGGCATGCACTGCCGCCTGCTCGGCCGCCCAGGTCGCATGCGCGCGCTGCAGCGCTTTCTCGATCACATCGAAAAGCACGAGCGCGTGTGGGTCACGCGGCGTGTCGATATCGCGCGCCACTGGCGCGAGCATCATCCCTACCAACAACAGGACAACCGCGGGGCTGCGGCATGA
- a CDS encoding 8-oxoguanine deaminase, whose amino-acid sequence MTMQTSSTGVTRTTGQRGRTMLVRHADVLVTMDGERRELRDGGLYIEDNRIVAVGRADELPDTADEILDMTGHLVIPGLVNTHHHMYQSLTRAIPAAQDAELFGWLTSLYKVWANLTPEMIEVSTLTAMAELLLSGCTTSSDHLYIYPNGSRLDDSIAAARRIGMRFHASRGSMSVGQKDGGLPPDSVVEKEADILKDTQRLIETYHDEGRYAMLRVVVAPCSPFSVSRDLMRESAAMARHYGVSLHTHLAENVNDIAYSREKFGMTPAEYAEDLGWVGRDVWHAHCVQLDDAGIRLFARTGTGVAHCPCSNMRLASGIAPVKKMRLAGVPVGLGVDGSASNDGAQMVAEVRQALLLQRVGFGPDAMTAREALEIATLGGAKVLNRDDIGALAPGMAADFVSFDLRQPLFAGALHDPVAALVFCAPSQVSTSVIGGKVVVKDGVLTTVDLGPVIERHNRLAQTLYESAA is encoded by the coding sequence ATGACGATGCAAACCAGTTCAACCGGCGTGACGCGAACGACCGGCCAGCGCGGCAGGACGATGCTGGTCAGGCATGCGGACGTGCTGGTCACGATGGACGGCGAGCGGCGCGAATTGCGCGACGGCGGCCTCTATATCGAAGACAACCGGATCGTAGCGGTCGGTCGGGCGGATGAACTGCCCGACACAGCCGACGAAATCCTCGACATGACGGGCCATCTGGTGATTCCCGGCCTCGTCAACACGCATCACCACATGTATCAGAGCCTGACGCGCGCGATTCCTGCCGCCCAGGACGCCGAGCTGTTCGGCTGGCTGACCAGCCTGTACAAGGTGTGGGCGAATCTCACACCGGAAATGATCGAGGTGTCGACGCTGACGGCGATGGCCGAACTGCTGCTGTCGGGCTGCACGACGTCGAGCGATCACCTGTACATCTACCCGAACGGCAGCCGGCTCGACGACAGCATCGCCGCGGCGCGCCGCATCGGCATGCGTTTTCATGCGAGCCGCGGCAGCATGAGCGTCGGACAGAAGGACGGTGGCCTGCCGCCGGATTCCGTCGTCGAGAAGGAAGCAGACATCCTGAAAGACACGCAGCGTCTGATCGAGACGTATCACGACGAAGGGCGTTACGCGATGCTGCGCGTCGTCGTCGCGCCGTGTTCGCCGTTCTCGGTGAGCCGCGATCTGATGCGCGAATCGGCGGCCATGGCGCGGCATTACGGCGTGTCGCTGCATACGCACCTCGCCGAAAACGTGAACGATATTGCATACAGCCGCGAGAAATTCGGCATGACGCCGGCCGAATATGCAGAGGATCTCGGTTGGGTCGGCCGCGATGTATGGCATGCGCACTGCGTGCAACTCGACGATGCCGGCATCCGGTTGTTCGCGCGCACGGGGACGGGCGTCGCGCATTGTCCGTGTTCGAACATGCGGCTCGCATCGGGCATCGCGCCCGTGAAAAAGATGCGGCTCGCGGGCGTGCCCGTCGGCCTGGGTGTCGACGGATCGGCGTCCAACGACGGCGCGCAGATGGTCGCCGAAGTGCGTCAGGCGCTGCTGTTGCAGCGGGTTGGCTTCGGACCGGATGCGATGACCGCGCGCGAGGCGCTCGAGATTGCGACGCTCGGCGGCGCGAAGGTGCTGAACCGCGACGATATCGGCGCGCTGGCGCCCGGCATGGCGGCGGACTTCGTGTCGTTCGATCTCCGGCAGCCGCTCTTTGCGGGCGCGCTGCATGATCCCGTCGCGGCGTTGGTGTTCTGTGCGCCGTCACAGGTCTCGACGAGCGTGATTGGCGGAAAGGTCGTGGTGAAAGACGGCGTGCTGACGACCGTGGATCTCGGTCCAGTGATCGAGCGGCATAACCGTCTCGCGCAGACGCTGTATGAAAGTGCAGCCTGA
- a CDS encoding ABC transporter permease has product MILPYRLEARTSPSRTMQLAVPLIAALLTLVIGFLIFSLVGRDPAQAMHAFFIEPLSSVNGWAELLLKASPLCLIGLGLAIGYRANVWNIGAEGQMLLGGIAASGVAIYFDQATGWWILPTMMIAGVLGGMAWAAIPALLKSRFNTNEILTSLMLTYVATQLLIYLVSGPWRDPQGMNFPLSEMFSGDALYPTLYGDWHWKFLKGTRLNASIFVTIVAIPLVWLFMRKSFAGFRMNVGGLAPLAARYAGFSDKKTIWTSLLISGGLAGLAGMGEISGPIGQLQATWSPGYGFTAIIVVFVGRLHPVGIVLASLLMALLYLGGEAVQTSMQLPQALSGVFQGLLLFCLLGADLFVNYRVRRRGIAAS; this is encoded by the coding sequence ATGATTCTTCCGTATCGACTCGAAGCCCGCACGTCGCCATCGCGAACGATGCAGCTTGCCGTGCCGCTGATCGCCGCGCTCCTCACGCTCGTGATCGGCTTTCTGATCTTCAGCCTCGTCGGGCGCGACCCGGCGCAGGCGATGCACGCGTTTTTCATCGAGCCGCTGTCGAGCGTCAACGGCTGGGCCGAACTGCTGCTGAAGGCGTCGCCGCTCTGCCTGATCGGGCTGGGCCTTGCCATCGGCTATCGCGCGAACGTCTGGAACATCGGCGCGGAAGGGCAGATGCTGCTCGGCGGCATTGCGGCGAGCGGCGTCGCAATCTACTTCGATCAGGCGACCGGCTGGTGGATCCTGCCGACCATGATGATCGCGGGCGTGCTGGGCGGGATGGCGTGGGCCGCGATTCCCGCGCTGCTCAAGAGCCGCTTCAACACCAACGAGATTCTCACGAGCCTGATGCTCACCTACGTCGCCACGCAGTTGCTGATCTATCTGGTGAGCGGACCGTGGCGCGATCCGCAGGGCATGAACTTCCCGCTCTCCGAAATGTTCTCAGGCGACGCGCTGTACCCGACGCTCTACGGCGACTGGCATTGGAAATTTCTGAAGGGCACGCGGCTGAACGCGTCGATCTTCGTGACGATTGTCGCGATCCCGCTCGTGTGGCTGTTCATGCGCAAGAGCTTCGCGGGCTTCCGCATGAACGTCGGCGGTCTCGCGCCGCTGGCCGCGCGCTACGCAGGCTTCTCCGACAAGAAGACGATCTGGACGTCGCTGCTGATCAGCGGCGGCCTCGCGGGACTCGCCGGCATGGGCGAGATCTCCGGGCCCATCGGCCAGTTGCAGGCGACGTGGTCGCCGGGCTATGGCTTCACCGCGATCATCGTCGTGTTCGTCGGACGGCTGCACCCGGTCGGCATCGTGCTCGCAAGTTTGTTGATGGCCTTGCTGTATCTCGGCGGCGAGGCCGTGCAGACATCGATGCAACTGCCGCAGGCGTTGTCGGGCGTGTTCCAGGGGCTGCTGCTGTTCTGTCTGCTGGGCGCGGACCTGTTCGTCAACTATCGCGTGCGCCGTCGCGGCATCGCGGCATCGTAA
- a CDS encoding ureidoglycolate lyase, translated as MKTLAIEPLTREAFAPFGDVIELEGAKQIPINLGTTIRYHDLANVDVTDEGGRTLVNLFRGQARALPFEITMMERHPLGSQAFIPLNDKPYLVVVAPAGELDESKIRAFVTSGWQGVNYAKGVWHHPLLALGEVSDFIVVDRGGDGHNLNEQNLRESQWLTEEAMNAVVV; from the coding sequence ATGAAGACACTCGCTATCGAACCGCTGACACGCGAAGCGTTCGCGCCGTTCGGCGACGTGATCGAACTGGAAGGCGCGAAGCAGATCCCGATCAATCTCGGCACGACGATCCGCTATCACGATCTCGCGAACGTCGACGTCACCGACGAAGGTGGCCGCACGCTCGTCAATCTGTTTCGTGGACAGGCGCGCGCGCTGCCGTTCGAAATCACGATGATGGAGCGGCATCCGCTTGGCTCGCAAGCGTTCATTCCGTTGAATGACAAGCCGTATCTGGTTGTCGTTGCACCTGCTGGCGAGCTGGATGAATCGAAGATTCGCGCGTTCGTGACGAGCGGCTGGCAAGGCGTGAACTACGCGAAAGGCGTGTGGCATCATCCGCTGCTCGCATTGGGCGAGGTGAGCGATTTCATCGTCGTGGATCGTGGTGGCGATGGGCACAATCTCAACGAGCAGAATTTGCGCGAGTCGCAGTGGTTGACGGAAGAGGCGATGAACGCGGTTGTCGTTTGA
- a CDS encoding urate hydroxylase PuuD: MEGFITDWLNLAIRWFHVIAAIAWIGESFYFVALDNSLKPPVDPNQRRRGVFGELWHVHGGGFYNMQKYTVAPPEMPDDLHWSKWPSYTTWLSGFGLFTVLYLFAPNTYLIDKNVLDMGPVVAIFSALGFLAAGWIVYDSLCRLLGNKDKVLGICVGIYVLIAAFLACHIFAGRAAYLIMGAMLATIMSANVFFVIIPGQRKMVAAMLKGETPNPIYGKRGKQRSVHNTYFTLPVVFAMLSNHYAMTYTHPYNWAVLVVIMLAGALIRQFFVMRHRGQVLWYLPLAGIVLMFGALFWTMPKPVVPVAEAANAPVVKTADIVPVLQQRCVACHSAHPTMMGSAPAGVLLDTPAEISTNAQRIYQQAVTLKAMPLGNVTHMTDEERQKIAAWFQGGAVN, translated from the coding sequence ATGGAAGGCTTTATCACCGACTGGCTGAATCTCGCGATTCGCTGGTTTCACGTTATCGCCGCGATTGCATGGATCGGCGAGTCGTTCTACTTCGTTGCGCTCGACAACAGCCTGAAGCCGCCTGTGGATCCGAACCAGCGCCGGCGCGGCGTGTTCGGCGAACTGTGGCACGTGCATGGCGGCGGGTTCTACAACATGCAGAAGTACACCGTCGCACCGCCCGAAATGCCCGACGACCTGCACTGGTCGAAGTGGCCGTCGTACACGACATGGCTGTCTGGCTTCGGTCTCTTCACCGTGTTGTATCTGTTCGCGCCGAACACGTATCTGATTGACAAGAACGTGCTCGACATGGGCCCCGTCGTCGCGATCTTTTCGGCGCTGGGCTTTCTCGCCGCCGGCTGGATCGTGTATGACTCGCTGTGCCGGCTGCTTGGCAACAAGGACAAGGTGCTCGGCATCTGCGTGGGCATCTATGTGCTGATCGCCGCGTTCCTCGCGTGCCACATCTTCGCGGGCCGCGCGGCGTATCTGATCATGGGCGCGATGCTCGCGACGATCATGTCGGCGAACGTGTTCTTCGTCATCATCCCGGGCCAGCGCAAGATGGTCGCCGCAATGCTCAAGGGCGAAACGCCGAACCCGATCTACGGCAAGCGCGGCAAGCAGCGCTCAGTCCACAACACGTACTTCACGCTGCCCGTCGTGTTCGCGATGCTGTCGAACCACTACGCGATGACGTACACGCATCCATACAACTGGGCGGTGCTCGTCGTCATCATGCTGGCGGGCGCGTTGATCCGTCAGTTCTTCGTGATGCGTCACCGTGGCCAGGTGCTGTGGTATCTGCCGCTCGCGGGCATCGTGCTGATGTTCGGCGCGCTGTTCTGGACGATGCCGAAGCCCGTCGTACCCGTCGCGGAAGCGGCGAACGCGCCCGTCGTGAAGACGGCCGATATCGTGCCCGTGCTGCAACAGCGCTGCGTCGCCTGCCACTCCGCGCATCCGACGATGATGGGCAGCGCACCCGCCGGCGTGTTGCTCGATACGCCTGCGGAGATTTCGACGAACGCGCAGCGCATCTATCAGCAGGCCGTGACGCTGAAGGCGATGCCGCTCGGCAACGTCACGCACATGACGGACGAGGAACGACAGAAGATTGCCGCGTGGTTCCAGGGCGGCGCGGTGAATTAA
- a CDS encoding LysR substrate-binding domain-containing protein, whose amino-acid sequence MSQQREAIDTYLLRVLHTLLMERSVTRAAVKLNQSQPAISAALRRLRDITGDPLLVRGKSGMVPTEYGLRLLEPVQNALREIERIKFQQHNFDPATSIRCYRIGCPDYLNVLFVPTVVERFRKAAPNATLEFHSLGPAFDYELALEDGKLDIVVGNWPEPPEQLHLSNLFVDQIVCLMSNTHPFAKRGNLTLDQYLNAPHLAPTPYSVGQRGAIDVHLARERLKRHVVVTLPYFNLAPYVLIKSDLIFTTTRLFADYYAKFLPLTVVPAPLDFPPMQYYQLWHERVHYSDEVRWLRSLVAEATKTLIAK is encoded by the coding sequence ATGAGTCAGCAACGCGAGGCGATCGACACTTACCTACTGCGCGTCTTGCACACCCTTCTGATGGAGCGCAGCGTCACGCGCGCCGCCGTCAAACTGAACCAGTCGCAACCCGCGATCAGCGCCGCGCTGCGTCGGCTGCGCGACATCACGGGCGACCCGCTGCTCGTGCGCGGCAAATCCGGCATGGTGCCGACCGAGTACGGGCTGCGCCTGCTCGAACCCGTGCAAAATGCACTGCGCGAAATCGAACGCATTAAATTTCAGCAGCACAACTTCGATCCGGCGACGTCGATCCGCTGCTACCGGATCGGCTGCCCGGACTACCTGAACGTGCTGTTCGTGCCGACCGTCGTCGAGCGCTTCCGCAAGGCCGCGCCGAACGCGACGCTCGAGTTCCATTCGCTTGGCCCCGCGTTCGACTACGAACTGGCACTCGAGGACGGCAAGCTCGATATCGTCGTCGGCAACTGGCCGGAACCGCCCGAGCAACTGCACCTGTCCAATCTGTTCGTCGACCAGATCGTGTGTCTGATGAGCAACACGCATCCGTTCGCGAAGCGCGGCAACCTGACGCTCGATCAGTACCTGAACGCGCCGCATCTCGCGCCGACGCCCTATTCCGTCGGCCAGCGCGGCGCGATCGACGTGCATCTCGCGCGGGAGCGCCTCAAGCGCCACGTCGTCGTCACGCTGCCGTACTTCAACCTTGCGCCGTACGTGCTGATCAAGTCCGATCTGATCTTCACGACCACGCGCCTTTTCGCCGACTACTACGCGAAGTTCCTGCCGCTGACCGTCGTGCCCGCGCCGCTGGATTTCCCGCCGATGCAGTATTACCAGCTGTGGCATGAGCGCGTGCATTACTCCGATGAAGTGCGCTGGTTGCGCAGCCTCGTCGCCGAGGCGACCAAGACGCTGATCGCCAAGTAA
- the uraD gene encoding 2-oxo-4-hydroxy-4-carboxy-5-ureidoimidazoline decarboxylase, translated as MKAMQYTLDQLNSISTDAFVAALSGIFEHSPWVAEVAAAQRPYANIDVLHKTMSNAVETAGEAKQLALINAHPELAGKAAVRGELTAESTREQSGAGLGQCTQEEFDRLLSLNAAYREKFGFPFILAVRGYDRHGIIANFEARVHNSRADELRASLDQIYRIARFRLDDLISA; from the coding sequence ATGAAGGCGATGCAATACACACTGGACCAACTCAACAGCATCTCGACCGACGCGTTCGTCGCGGCGCTATCGGGCATCTTCGAGCATTCGCCGTGGGTCGCCGAAGTGGCCGCCGCGCAGCGACCGTACGCGAACATCGACGTGTTGCACAAGACGATGTCGAACGCCGTCGAAACCGCCGGCGAAGCGAAGCAGCTCGCGCTGATCAACGCTCACCCGGAGCTTGCGGGCAAGGCGGCTGTACGCGGCGAACTGACGGCCGAATCGACGCGCGAGCAAAGCGGCGCCGGTCTCGGTCAATGCACGCAGGAAGAGTTCGACAGGTTGCTGAGCCTGAACGCGGCGTATCGAGAGAAGTTCGGCTTTCCGTTCATTCTCGCCGTGCGCGGCTATGACCGGCACGGCATCATCGCGAACTTCGAAGCGCGCGTACACAACAGCCGCGCCGACGAACTGCGCGCAAGCCTCGACCAGATCTATCGCATTGCGCGTTTTCGTCTCGACGATCTGATCAGCGCGTAA